A single region of the Triticum dicoccoides isolate Atlit2015 ecotype Zavitan chromosome 2B, WEW_v2.0, whole genome shotgun sequence genome encodes:
- the LOC119363091 gene encoding uncharacterized protein LOC119363091, giving the protein MLQWRVGHRGHEPPSRVRKTGTKGFPACGDRRARRVQPLPAMAGRGEAPPPVKRSSSGVAGRGGVAPPPAANAGRRGLAQNGQRPPAGGVGAAVAAGRGVPPGGAPPSGLAPSQPALGEGSLKPTAPASVPATNTAGRGVGRAPVAAPLVPQAAGRGGPRPPAPGTSGDGPAGRGAGHRPVGGVTATTGKPPPHYVARPVQNRSTQPQSINKEPNVPPRGQWGDDGYDAYGEGQHRGSSSTGGGYGYAWQSNGSAERPFRGPAGGFVEGASGPDHRQRGGHRGNRGGRSWGRGRFRRPPPPRVSVPTDATEETQLSSELPPQAMEVVKGLANVEVTEAGTVDEAADRSDAERASKYARKKERMICYRCGEKGHFIAECVAQLCESCGKLAHESGECPILRDLPPTLNIYGVYCAELMFFESPAAREVPDDNQSSTTWIVRATQGEVTEAQIVRRLQEFAPGDFVWELVLIEDRVFKVDFPSVDDLQRLLSFGLCKVPGTKCILEFNEWKQVEPKGKPLTQVWLRFLGAPSKPLQDARVVASLGIMVGKTEKVDMAFTRANGIARILVSILDIEYVPDKVNWTYKGEVFPLDIEFEDTDLFDDAVNGNDVDMHDREGGAGTKGAPSDETMREGSNVSHAQSAGNGSEAQPTASQAVPMTTLRFGSFEPASAPPRLWSDRVESSDDLERTLPSLELEMETGVSVARQASSLGGVAAWWHGDGSLGLQTPAGATSVSAIAGAMGCGGGGSGHGVLSTPVPRPMQVSSVASAPRGSAPAARGTSRQAASTPSATVVATTVAAAAGGGTPGQEARSPPSTPMVRRTISPMPFPSELPVGAGADRGQEAPVLRSSPLPDVGHSSKGIGSPQTPSLVTSAPPVRVSVPGYTREEVIAFGGIPDPISEGRRMSARILDVPEVDDMQQRCAMRAAKLQEAAFSSGFIPDYGSDPFVVATHPDGGQGAFGYWVYPLGDGSSGYLQPVWMAVM; this is encoded by the exons ATGCTGCAATGGAGAGTGGGGCATCGAGGACATGAACCGCCGTCTAGGGTTCGCAAGACAGGCACGAAGGGTTTCCCGGCTTGTGGGGATCGACGTGCGAGACGCGTCCAGCCCTTGCCGGCCATGGCAGGTCGAGGGGAGGCTCCACCGCCAGTAAAGCGCTCCTCCTCAGGCGTTGCAGGTCGGGGTGGGGTGGCTCCCCCGCCGGCAGCGAACGCCGGACGGAGAGGTCTGGCGCAGAATGGCCAAAGGCCGCCGGCGGGAGGTGTCGGCGCGGCTGTTGCCGCGGGACGAGGTGTGCCCCCCGGTGGTGCGCCGCCTTCGGGTCTGGCCCCTTCGCAGCCGGCTCTTGGGGAAGGAAGCTTGAAGCCGACGGCGCCGGCCTCGGTGCCCGCTACTAATACTGCCGGGAGGGGGGTCGGGAGAGCACCAGTTGCGGCGCCCCTTGTTCCCCAGGCTGCGGGTAGAGGGGGACCTAGACCTCCCGCGCCAGGTACTTCTGGAGATGGGCCGGCTGGCCGCGGCGCCGGACATCGGCCTGTTGGAGGCGTAACGGCAACCACAGGGAAACCACCACCGCATTATGTTGCTAGGCCGGTGCAGAACCGGTCCACTCAGCCTCAGTCGATCAATAAAGAGCCTAATGTTCCGCCCCGAGGCCAGTGGGGGGACGACGGGTATGATGCATACGGTGAAGGACAGCACCGCGGCTCCTCGTCTACGGGAGGAGGGTATGGTTACGCTTGGCAGAGCAACGGGTCGGCTGAGAGACCGTTTCGTGGGCCGGCCGGCGGTTTCGTTGAGGGGGCCTCCGGCCCGGATCACCGTCAGAGAGGAGGTCATCGTGGCAACCGTGGTGGTCGGAGCTGGGGTCGTGGGAGATTTCGCCGCCCACCACCACCTCGGGTGTCTGTTCCTACAGATGCTACGGAGGAGACTCAGCTTTCCTCAGAGCTTCCTCCACAGGCGATGGAGGTGGTGAAGGGGTTGGCCAATGTTGAGGTTACTGAGGCTGGGACGGTGGATGAGGCTGCCGACAGGTCTGATGCAGAGAGGGCGTCCAAGTATGCCCGTAAGAAGGAGAGGATGATTTGCTATCGTTGTGGCGAGAAGGGCCACTTCATTGCTGAGTGTGTGGCCCAGCTGTGTGAGTCATGTGGCAAGCTTGCACATGAGTCGGGAGAGTGCCCGATTTTGCGTGACTTACCTCCGACTCTGAACATCTACGGAGTCTACTGTGCTGAGCTCATGTTTTTCGAGTCCCCGGCGGCGAGAGAGGTCCCGGACGATAACCAGAGTTCGACTACTTGGATTGTGAGAGCGACCCAGGGCGAGGTGACTGAGGCACAGATTGTGAGGAGGTTGCAGGAGTTTGCTCCCGGTGATTTTGTTTGGGAGTTGGTGCTCATAGAAGACAGAGTTTTTAAGGTTGATTTCCCATCTGTTGATGACTTGCAGAGATTGTTGAGTTTTGGCTTGTGTAAAGTTCCCGGTACTAAGTGTATTCTGGAGTTTAACGAGTGGAAACAGGTCGAGCCTAAAGGAAAACCGCTTACACAGGTATGGCTGCGGTTTTTGGGGGCTCCATCTAAGCCTCTGCAGGATGCTCGCGTGGTGGCCAGTTTGGGCATCATGGTTGGAAAGACAGAAAAAGTGGACATGGCGTTCACTCGTGCCAATGGGATTGCCCGGATTCTTGTCAGCATTCTGGATATTGAGTATGTGCCTGATAAGGTCAACTGGACTTATAAGGGCGAGGTGTTCCCGCTAGATATTGAGTTCGAGGACACCGACTTATTTGATGATGCGGTTAACGGCAATGATGTTGACATGCACGACCGGGAGGGTGGTGCGGGGACTAAGGGGGCACCGTCAGATGAGACCATGCGAGAGGGATCCAACGTTTCTCACGCTCAGTCGGCCGGGAATGGATCGGAGGCTCAGCCCACAGCCTCACAGGCGGTACCCATGACTACTCTACGTTTTGGGTCTTTCGAGCCAGCCTCGGCACCTCCCAGGCTTTGGAGTGACAGGGTGGAGTCGAGTGATGATCTTGAGCGCACGCTTCCTTCACTGGAGTTAGAGATGGAGACTGGTGTGTCTGTTGCTCGTCAGGCGAGTTCTTTGGGAGGCGTTGCGGCGTGGTGGCACGGTGATGGTTCTCTTGGACTGCAGACTCCCGCGGGCGCGACTTCGGTGTCGGCGATCGCGGGGGCGATGGGGTGTGGGGGAGGGGGTTCGGGACATGGAGTCCTCTCTACCCCCGTCCCGAGGCCGATGCAGGTGTCATCGGTGGCGTCGGCCCCGAGGGGGTCGGCTCCGGCTGCTAGAGGGACCTCGAGGCAGGCGGCCTCGACTCCTTCGGCGACGGTGGTGGCAACCACTGTGGCTGCTGCTGCGGGAGGGGGGACGCCAGGGCAGGAGGCCCGGTCTCCACCCTCTACTCCGATGGTCAGGAGGACCATCTCACCGATGCCTTTCCCGTCCGAGCTGCCGGTTGGGGCGGGAGCAGACCGCGGGCAGGAGGCCCCTGTCTTACGCTCCTCCCCACTGCCTGATGTGGGGCACTCGTCCAAGGGGATCGGGAGCCCGCAGACGCCTTCTCTAGTGACTTCGGCACCACCTGTCAGAGTTTCAGTGCCAGGTTATACTAGGGAGGAGGTGATCGCGTTTGGTGGGATCCCGGACCCTATCTCCgaggggagacggatgagtgctcgcatCCTCGACGTCCCGGAGGTGGACGATATGCAGCagaggtgcgctatgagggcggccaagctgcaGGAGGCTGCTTTTTCTTCTG gttttattccggacTACGGctctgatccgttcgtggtcgctactcacccagacggaggccagggagcatttggttactgggtctatccgttgggagatggtagctcgggttatcttcaaccggtttggatggcggtcatgtaa